The sequence below is a genomic window from Bosea sp. F3-2.
GCCGGGCCGCGGCCGCAGCCAGTCCCTCTCCGATCCCGCCGACTATGCGCTGCCGCAATATTGCGCCGACATGAACGCGCTGATCGCGCGGCTCGGCGTTACCCAGGTCGACTGGGTCGGAACCTCGCTTGGCGGCCTGATCGGCATCGTGCTGGCGGGCATGCCGGGCTCCTGCATCCGCCGGCTGGTCGTCAACGATATCGGTCCCTACGTGTCGTCGGTCGGCCTGATGCGCATCGGCTCCTATCTCAACGAGATGCCGCGCCTCTTCGGGACCATCGAGCAGGCGGAGCGATATTTCCGCGAGATCCTCGCCCCCTATGGCGATCTCAGTGACGAGCAATGGCGGCACATCACCGAGCATAGCATCCGCTGGGACGACGAGCGCCGGGTGTTCACCATGCTGTGCGACCGCGAGATCGCGCGCGCCTTCCGCAGTTCCTGGCTCGTCAGCCTGAACCTCTGGAAATACTGGGAACGGATCGGCGTGCCGACGCTCGTCCTCCATGGCGCCAAATCCGACCTGCTGACGCACGAGCTCTGCGACGAGATGCTCGAGCGCAATGCCAACGCCACGCTTCATCGCTTCGAGGAGTGCGGCCACGTCCCGCCGCTCTTCGAGCCGCACCAGATCAAGATCGTGACGGATTTCCTGACCGACAAGCGCCCGACCGGGCCGGATTAGGCGCGACATCGAGACCACCAAACCCAGCCCTGGAGCTCCGGGAGACAGACTATGCAAGGGAACGCCGACAACGAGACGACGGGGGGCTACCCCGTCCCCGCCGATTGGGCCGCGCGCGCCCATGTCGACGCGGGCGCCTACGACATCATGTACGAGAGCTCGGTGACCGCGCCGGAGGCATTCTGGCTGCATCATGGCCAGCGCATCGACTGGTTCAGGCCCTACACCAAGGTCAAGAACACCTCGTTCGCGCCCGGCGCGGTCTCGATCAAATGGTTCGAGGACGGCACCACAAACGTCGCGCACAACTGCATCGACCGGCATCTGGCGAAGCGCGGAGACCAGGTTGCGATCATCTGGGAGGGCGACGATCCCACCGAGGATGCGCAGATCACCTATCGCGAGCTCCACACCCGGGTGATGAAATGGGCGAACGTCCTGAAGGCACAGGGTGTGGGGAAGGGCGACCGGGTCACGCTCTACCTGCCGATGATCCCGGAGGCGGCCTACGCCATGCTCGCCTGCGCGCGCATCGGCGCCGTCCATTCGGTCGTCTTCGGCGGCTTCTCCTCGGACGCCCTCGCCAGCCGCATCGCGGATTCCGGCTCGCGCGTGGTGGTCACCGCCGATGAGGGGATGCGCGGCGGCCGCAAGGTGCCGCTCAAGGCCAATGTCGATGCGGCCCTGGCGATCCTGCCGGAGGGGGCGGTCCGGAGCGTGATCGTCGCCCGACGCACGGGCGCGCCCATTGCGATGCAGGCCGGGCGAGACCATCGCTACGACGATCTCGCCGCCGCGGTGCCGGACTGGTGCATCCCTGAGGAAATGCAGGCCGAGGACCCTTTGTTCCTGCTCTACACCTCAGGCTCGACCGGCAAGCCGAAGGGCGTGCTGCACACCACGGGCGGCTATCTGGTCTACGCCGCGATGACGCATCAATACGTCTTCGACTACCATGACGGCGACATCTACTGGTGCACCGCCGATGTCGGCTGGGTGACCGGCCACAGCTACATTCTCTACGGCCCGCTCGCGAACGGCGCGACCACGCTGATGTTCGAGGGCATCCCGACCTATCCGTCGATCTCCCGCTTCTGGGAGGTGATCGACAAGCACAAGGTCAACACCTTCTACACCGCGCCGACCGCGATCCGCTCGCTGATGGGAGCCGGCGAGGAGCCGGTGAAGAAGACCAGCCGCGCCTCGCTGCGGCTGCTCGGCTCGGTCGGCGAGCCGATCAATCCGGAAGCCTGGGAGTGGTATCACCGCGTCGTCGGCGACCACCGCTGCCCGATCGTCGACACCTGGTGGCAGACCGAGACCGGCGGCATCCTGATCACGCCGCTGCCGGGCGCGACCAGGCTCAAGCCCGGTTCGGCCACCCGGCCCTTCTTCGGCATCAAGCCGGAGATCGTCGATGCCGCGGGCCAGGTGCTGGAGGGGGCGGCCGAGGGCAACCTCGTCATCGCCGACAGCTGGCCGGGTCAGATGCGCACGGTCTATGGCGACCATCAGCGCTTCATGGACACCTATTTCGCGACCTATCCGAACAAGTACTTCACCGGCGACGGCTGCCGGCGCGACGCCGACGGCTATTACTGGATCACCGGCCGCGTCGACGACGTGATCAACGTCTCCGGCCACCGCATGGGTACGGCCGAGGTCGAGTCGGCGCTGGTCGCCCATCCGAAGGTCTCGGAGGCGGCGGTCGTCGGCTATCCGCACGACATCAAGGGCCAGGGCATCTACGCCTATGTCACGCTGATGGCGGGCGAGACGTGGAACGAGGATTTGCGCAAGGAGCTCGTCGCCTATGTGCGCAAGGAGATCGGCCCGATCGCCTCGCCCGACCTGATCCAGTTCGCGCCCGGCCTGCCCAAGACCCGCTCCGGCAAGATCATGCGCCGCATCCTGCGCAAGATCGCCGAGGACGAGTTCGGCGCGCTCGGCGACACCTCGACCCTCGCCGATCCCGCCGTCGTCGATGACCTCATCAAGAACAGACAGAACAAGCGCAAGGCCGGGTAACGGCCGGCGCTCCGGACAACGCGCGATAGGAAACGCCGATGCGTCTTCAGTCGATCAGAATCGGTATCCAGCCGCCCGACGACATCAATGTTCTCGTCGAGGTGCCGATCGGCGGCGAGCCGATCAAATACGAGCTCGACAAGGCCGCCGGCGTCCTCGTCGTCGACCGCTTCCTCTACACGCCGATGCGCTATCCCGGAAATTACGGCTTCGTCCCGCACACACTCTCGGAAGACGGCGATCCGATCGATGTCCTCGTCGCCAATACGCGGCCGATCGCGCCGGGCGCGATCATCAATGTCCGCCCGGTCGGCGTCCTGAAGATGGAAGATGATGGCGGCGGCGATGAGAAGATCATCGCCGTGCCCTCAAGCAAGCTGACGCAGCGCTACAGTCACGTCGAAAACTATACCGATCTGCCGGAGATCCTGTCCCGCCAGATCGAGCATTTCTTCACGCACTACAAGGATCTCGAGCCCGGCAAATGGGTGAATCTGCTCGGCTGGGGCGATGCCGCTGAGGCCCGCCAGCTGATCAGCGCGGCGATCGCGCGGGCCGAAGGCGCTCGGATTAAGGAGGAGAAAAGCCCATGAGGGTGATCATGCTCGGCCCGCCAGGAGCGGGAAAAGGAACGCAAGCATCGCGCCTGTCGGAGCGGCTGGGGATTCCGCAATTGTCGACGGGCGACATGTTGCGCGCCGCTGCCGCGAAGGGCACCCCTGTCGGTCTTGCGGCACGGGAGGTCATGGCGCGCGGCGAGCTTGTCAGCGACGAGGTCGTCATGGAATGCGTGCGCGAGCGCATCGCGGAGCCTGACGCGGCAACGGGGTTCATCCTCGACGGGTTTCCGCGCACCATAACACAGGCCATGGGTCTCGATGAGATGCTGGCCGTTGCCGGGACCGTGCTCGACGCGGTCCTGGAGCTCAGGGTTGGCGAGGCCGCGCTGCTCGATCGTGTCATCTCCCGGGCGCGCGAGGCCAAGGCGGCGGGGCAACCAGTGCGCGCCGACGACAATCCCGAGGCACTCAAGGTCCGCCTCGACGCCTATCGCAGGCAAACCGAGCCCCTGAAGGACTACTACCGCCTGGCCGGCTTGCTTCGGACTGTCGACGGTTTGCTCCCGATCGACCGGATCACCACCCGCCTGCTGATCGAACTGCAACTGTGACCTGCACCGGCGCCGGAAGCGCACACTGGCACAAGGATCTGAAGATGCTGATGCTTCTGAAGCTGATCCACGAGCTGGCGCCACATCTGGAATGCGATGGCGAGATGGAGGCCGATACCGCCCTCGTGCCGCTGATCCGCGAGCGCGTTCTACCCTCCTCGACGCTGAAGGAGATGGCGAACGTCCTGATCTTTCCGAATCTCGACGCCGCCAACATCTCCTACCAATTCGCCAAGGTAATGGCCGACGCGCTGCCGGTCGGGCCGATCCTGATCGGCACGGCGAAGCTCGCCCATATCCTCACCGGCTCGGTGACGGCTCCCGGCGTGGTCACCATGACCGCCGTCGCGGTCGTCGAGGCGCAGGAGAGCGCTGCTGCTGCGGCCGGGCGCGGATGACACAGCGTCCGATCGCGCTTGGCCCGATTAATCTGCAGCGAATCCCCACTCTCGCAGCGAGTTATCGCGCCAGCGGAAAAGCGGCCTCGCACTGATCCACGAAACCATGTCCGGGCTGGCGCAAGACTGCGCCTCCCCGCATTTCTGAAAGGCTGAATCATGTCCCAGTGGAGCGATTTCAAGCGCGACGCGATCTTCGTCGGCGGGCGCTGGCTGGACAAGGCGTCGGGCGGAACGATTCCCGTGACCGACCCCGCCACTGGTAAGACGATCGGCACCGTTCCTTCCGCCGGCGTGGAAGAGACGCGCGCCGCGATCGAAGCCGCTCACGCCGCTTTCCCGGCCTGGGCCGCCAAGACCGCGCAGCAGCGCGCGGTGCTGCTGCGCCGGCTCGCCGACGAGATCCTAAAGCATCAGGACGCGCTGGCCGAGCTTCTGACGCGCGAGCAGGGCAAGCCGCTGGCCGAAGCCAGGGGCGAGGTCGGCATGAGCGCGGCCTATGTGCTGTGGTTCGCCGAGGAGGCGCGGCGCGTCTATGGCGACGTCATTCCCTCGCCCTGGGCCGACCGGCGCATTATCGTGACCAAGCAGCCGCTCGGCGTGGTCGGTGCGATCACGCCCTGGAATTTCCCCTCCTCGATGCTGGCGCGCAAGATCGGCCCAGCGCTGGCCGCGGGTTGCACCGTCGTCGCCAAGCCGGCCTCGCAGACGCCCTATTCGGCCCTGGCCTGGGGCGTGCTGGCCGAGAAGGCCGGCATTCCGGCCGGCGTCGTCAATGTGGTGACCGGCGATGCCCGGACGGTCGGCGGCGAGCTCACCGGCAATCCGCTGGTGCGCAAGATCACCTTCACCGGCTCGACCCCGGTCGGCAAGGTGCTGCTGCGGCAGGCGGCCGAAACGGTGAAGAAAGTCTCGATGGAGCTCGGCGGCAACGCGCCCTTCCTCGTCTTCGACGATGCCGATCTCGACCGCGCGGTCGAGGGCGCGATCGCCGCCAAGTTCCGCAATTCCGGGCAGACCTGCGTCTGCACCAACCGCTTCTATGCGCAGGCCGGCATCTACGATGCCTTCGTCGAGAAGCTGGCGGCGGCGACCCGGAAGCTCAAGGTCGGCTCCGGCCTCGAGGCCGGCGTCACGCAGGGCCCGCTGATCGACGACAAGGCGCTCGCCAAGGTCGAGGAGATGGTGGCGGACGCCAGGGCCAAGGGCGGCGTCGTCGCGACCGGCGGCAAGCGCTCGGAGCTGGGCCTCAGCTACTACGAGCCAACCGTGATCGCGGGCGCGACCAGCACGATGGAGTTCGCGCGTGAGGAGATCTTCGGGCCGGTGGCTCCGGTCTTCCGCTTCGAGACCGAGGAAGAAGCGATCCGGCTGGCCAACGACACCGAATACGGCCTCGCCTGCTATTTCTACACGCGCGATCTCGGCCGCACCTTCCGGGTTTCGGAGGCGCTGCAATACGGCATCGTCGGCGTCAACGAGGGGCTGGTCACCACCGAGGTCGCTCCCTTCGGCGGCGTCAAGGAATCGGGACTGGGCTCCGAGGGCTCGAAATACGGCCTGCAGGACTATCTCGACATCAAATATACCTGCATCGGCGGAATCGGCGCCGACGTGAGCTAAACCGCCATCGTAGTTAGGGCGATGAACGTCATCCAGCGGCCACCCGGCATAAGACTTATGGCGATTGTAAATCGGTGCGGGTTTCCGTCGCAGGAGACGTGGCGTTTTGTCGGCTGGCCTCACATGAAAGTGTACAGCCTGCTAAAGCAGGGCATCGATGTGCACCACCTGGTCTGGCGTCAGCGGCGCGATCAGCGCTTCCGCAGTCCAGTCGCCGTGCCCGCGCGCGCCCTGTGGCGCCGGCGCGCTCCAGTGTCCCCGGAGCCGGCAGGATGATCTTTCGATCGCGGAGCCCCTCCATCAGCGCATCAGTGATGTCGACGCCTCTATCGGTCGACCAAGCGGCCCCCCGTCGCGATGTCGACCATCAACGGCATGTCGGGCGGGTCGCTGCCGACGCTGAACCTTGTCAGGTTCAGCTAACGGCTTCAATCCGCATCCGGGCCCCGCCACGTTCCGAGCAGCATCTCCAGGAAGCGCTCGGCCGCCGGCGCCAGCTTGACGCCGCGCCGCCTGACCACGCCGATCGTGCGCGAAACCGCCGGATCGCTGATCGGCCGCGTCACGATGATCGGATGGTCAACGCCGGGCGTCGCCAGTCGCGGTAGCACCGAAATCCCCAAACCCGCCTCGACCAGGCCGAGCGAGGTCGACAGATGCGTCACCTCGAAGGTCCAGTCGAGGCGGACGCCGAGCTTGACCAGGGCGGCGTCGAGGATGGCGCGGTTGCCGCTCGCCCGGCTGACGGTGACCAGCGGGTGGCCTTCGAGGTCGTTCCAGCCGAGAGCGGGCCTGCCGGCGAGCACATGGTCGCGCCGGCAGGCGAGCACGAACGGGTCGTCGAGCAGCGGCTCGAAGGTGAGCTCTGCATCCGAGCCGCCGAGCAGGTTGATGCCGAATTCGACCTCGCCGCGCGCCACCGCCTCCAGCCCGTCATTGGCCGAGAGGTCAAGGATGCGGAAGCGGATGTTCGGATATTGCTGCGAGAAGCGCGCGATCACCGAGGGCAGGAAATAGAAGGCGGCCGTCGGGATGCAGGCGAGCGCGATCTGTCCGGCGCGGCGGCTGCCGAGATCGCGCATCGCGAAGATTGACGTATCGAACTCGTCGAGCATGCGCCGGACCAGGGGCAGCATTTCGCGCCCGACCATGGTCAGCGCCACCCGCCTGGTCGTCCGTTCGAGCAGGGCTGCGCCGACCGCGGTCTCGAGCCGCTGAATGCGCCGGCTCAGCGCCGGCTGCGACATGTTCAGGGCCTCCGCCGCCCGGTGGAAACCGGCGAGCTCGACCACGGCGACGAAGGCGCGCAGGTCGAGCGCTTCAAAATTGATGCTCATGACGCATCAATAGCGCCGATCTCTGCATTTCACAGCAGTTATTCGATCTGGGATGAGACGGCATCGCCAATCGCCGGATCGCGCCCTTGTCCGCTCCCACCCGCCCGCTGCATCCAAAGGCCTTGCGCATCCCCTGCGTGCTGATGCGCGGCGGCACCTCGCGCGGCCCCTTCTTTCTCGAATCCGACCTGCCTGCCGAGCCCGGGGCGCGCGACCGCGTCCTGCTCGCGGCGATGGGCTCGCCACATCTGCTCCAGCTCGACGGGTTAGGGGGCGGCAACTCGCTGACCAGCAAGGTCGCGATCGTCAGCCGCTCCTGCCGGCCCGATGCCGATGTCGACTATCTCTTCGCCCAGGTCGCCATCGACCGCGCCCATGTCGATCTCGGTCCCAACTGCGGCAACATGCTCTCCGCCGTCGGGCCCTTCGCCATCGAGGCCGGGCTGGTTCCCGCGGCCGAGGGCGAGACGGTGGTGCGCATCCACAACCGCAACACCGCTTCGCTGATCGAGGCGACCGTCCAGACCCCGGGCGGCTTGGTCGACTATGACGGCGCGACCGCGATCGACGGCGTCGCCGGCACGGCGGCGCCGGTCAAGTTGAGCTTCCTCGAAGCGGTCGGCTCCAAGACCGGCGCCCTGCTGCCGACGGGCCTTGCCCGCGAGGAAATCGACGGCATCCCGGTGACGCTGGTCGATTATGCGATGCCGATGCTGCTGGTCAGCGCTGGCGATTTCGGCCTCGCCGGCGATGAGATGCCGACGGTGCTCGATGCCGACGCAATGTTGCTGGCACGGCTCGAGGGGATTCGCCGCGAGGCCGGTCGCCGCATGGGTCTCGGCGATGTCGCTGGCCGCGTCATTCCCAAGGTCGGCGTGCTCTCGCCCGCGCGCCGCGGCGGCAGCCTGACCTCGCGCTATTTCACGCCTGATCGCTGCCATCGCAGCCACGCCGTTACCGGCGCGCTCTGCGTCGCCGTGGCGAGCCGCATCGGCGGCAGCGTTGCCGCCGAGATGCTCTCGCCCGGAACCGACTCGCTGGTCGCGGTCGAGCATCCCAGCGGCACCATCCAGATCGATCTTTCGCTCGACGCCGCCGGCCAGGTGGCGCGCGCGAGTCTGGTGCGCACCGCGCGCCGCATCTTCGAAGGAAACGTCATCGTCCCCGCAAGCACGATCCTCGCGCTTGCCGAGAGGGCGGAAACGGGAGGAGAACAGACCCATGACGATCACGCGCCGCCATCTCTGCAGCCTGCTGACGGCCGCAGCGGCCAGCTCCTGCCTGCCTGAGCTCGCTTTCGCCCAGGCCGCCTTCCCGACGCGGCCGATGAAGCTGCTCGTGCCCTATGCCGCCGGCGGCGGCACCGACGCGATCGCGCGCCTCGTCGCGCAGGGCGTCGGCGAGCGGCTCGGCCAGTCGCTGGTTGTCGAGAACAATGGCTCGGCCGGCGGCAATCTCGCGACGGCGCAGGCGGCCGCGGCGCCGGCCGACGGCTACACCGTGCTGATGGCCAATCAGGGACCGATGGTGGTCAATCCGCATCTGTTCAAGAATGTCAGGGTCGATCCGCTCGTCGCCTTCGACCCGATCACGCTGATCTCGGCCGCCCCGCTCGTCGTGGTCGTCGCACCGAACTCGCCCTACAAGAGCCTCGCCGAGCTCGTCGGCCAGGCCCAGAAGAACCCAGGCAAGCTGACCTATGGCTCTGCCGGAAACGGCTCCGCCAGCCATCTCGCCACCGTGCTGCTGGCGCAGACCGCGCAGTTCGAGGCCGTTCACGTGCCCTATCGCGGTGCCGGCCCGGCGCTGACCGACCTGCTCGCCGGCAATTCCGATTTCATGGTCACCACGGTGCCTTCGGTGCTCGGCCTGATCGAAGGCGGCAAGGTCAGGGCGCTGGCGGTGACCGGCAAGGCGCGCGCCAGGCTCTTCCGCGATGTCCCTTCGGTCGCCGAGGGCGGCTGGCCGGATTACGAGGCGACCGCCTGGTATGGCTTCGTCGTGCCCAAGGGGACGCCGAAGGATGTCGCGGCGAAGCTGCGGGCCGCGACCGTCGAGACGATCAACAGCCCGCTCATCCGCGAGCGCCTGCAGAACGAGGGCGCCGAGCCGGTCGGCAACGCGCCCGAGGAGTTCGCCGCCATGATGGAAGCGGAGTCGCGCCGCTGGGCCGGCATCATCAAGAAGGCCCAAATCGGCGTGAACTAGCTTTCCCTCGCTCGTCGCATACGGGGGTCTTCCTCAATTTGCCTGGTTGATGCGCTGTTAGCGACGCTATCGCTATTGGCGGGCATGCGCTCGCAATCGAAATGGTCGCCCGGCCCAGGCGTCAGAATTCTGGGTGTCGCGCTGACTGACGACCACGATTGGGTTGTTTCGGCTGCCGGACCCGCGATCGGCATTTGCCCCGATTGTGGTTGGCAAAGCCGAAGTCGGCATGGTTGGTCCAATCGCAGCCTTCAGGATCTGCCTTTTCAGGGCAAACCTGTGACGGTTAAGCTCCTGCTGAGCCGCTGGCGATGTTCCCATCAGCAGTGTGAGCGACAAACGTTCACCGATCGGTTGCCGGCGGTTGCTTCCCCTTATGCGCGCCGGACGCATCAAGCGCTCGCCAGGTCGGCCACCAGCGTCGGATGGTATCGTCGCTGACCGGCATGCCGAGCCGCTGCATCACGATGGAACCGGTCCGGGATCTGGAAACCGGGCATGCGATCTCGCCGGTGGTTGCCGCAGCCCTGTGCATCAAGCCACGAGGCCTGCTGACCGCCCGGCAGGCAGGGAAGGTTGATGCCCTGAAGCAGGGATCTGACGCTTTCGCCGAGATGCGACGCCTGGCAATGCGCTTCAACGGGGCATCCTTCGCGGCAAGAGGTCGGCATCACTGGATGCATGGAGCGACGATGCGATCGACACCGAACTCACACCTATCATGCGGTTCGCGCGCGTCCTGCGCAGGGATATCGCGGCCGTCAACAACGCCATCGAGCTACCCTGGAGCAATGGACAGGCCGAAGGGCAGATCAACCGACTGAAGACGCTCAAGCGCGCAATGGACGGTAGAGCCGGCCCAGAACTCCTGAGAGCGCGAATGCTGCCACCGCTCCACGCAAATTGAGGAAGACCCTTTAATTATGAGAATCGTGGCGATGGGATTCTCAAATTGACGGCCTCTGCTGGAAGCACCCCTTGGCTTGTTCGGTTGCAAGCCGCCGGCTCCGGAGGCTTTCATGCCTGCCATGACCGCGCGGACGGCCGTACAATCCAGACCAGCTATGCCGTCCCCGCTAGGCGCAAACACGGTCATCGCTCCGAGGCTATTGTCGATCTTGGGCGTCCGGCAATGATCGCTCCCTAAGTGTCCGTCGAGCCACTGCCAATGTTGGCAACGGGTCGAGAGCTATCGCTCAGCCCCGAAGCGCGGAATGTCCGTGTGTGGACGCCCCTTCGGATGCAAGAGGTTTTTGTCGAGGCGATTGGCGCTCAGGTTCAGGTGCGTCCGTGTGTCCGGCCTACTGGTGCGGCCGTTCACGGGACCGCTGGCCTGTATGGAGATCGCGGGTCGGGTCCACACCGCTTCCGCGCGCTCGAGGCGCTGGGACATATTCCCTGGTTTTCCCGACCCCGTCTTCTGACCGTTGCGCCATACCTCTCTTCGGACCTTCCTGCCTCCCTGACCGCCTCTGACCGCCTCGGCTTCTATGCCGCAGCAGTCGGAGCTCTGTAGGATCCGCCGTGCGCCATGAGCGCCCAGACGATCCTGGCAATCTTGTTGGCCAATGCCACCGTCACCAGCATGCGTGGCTTGCGTGCCAGCATGCCGTCGAGCCCCGGACTGGCTCGCGATCTGTCGCGGGCCGCGACCTTGACCGCCGAGCTTGCGCCCAGGATCAGGAGTCTGCGCAGGCTGCGTTCGCCCATCTTTGTGGTCCTGCCCAGACGCTCCTTACCACCACTGGAATGCTGCTGGGGGGTAAGCCCCAACCACGCGGCGAAGTCTCTGCCCCGTCGAAAGGTGTGCGCTGCTGGCGCCAATGCCACCAAGGCTGTGGCCGCGATTGGTCCGATGCCAGGGATCGTCATCAACTGCTTTGCGACAGGATCGGCTTTCGACCGGGCCGCGATCTTTCGATCGAGCTCTGCGATGTTTGATTGGAGCATCTGCAAGCTTGTGGCGATCATTGCCAGGACCGGCCGAGCCTCGGCCGGCATGTCACTCGCAGGATCGTCAATCAGGTCGATGAGCTTGCTCACATGGCCGGGTCCCTGGGCCACGATGAGGTGGCCGCGCAGCGCGTTGATCAGCTGAGTTCTCTGGCGCACCAGAAGGTCGCGCGTGCGGAAGATCACCGCCGCCCCCTGCGCCTGCGCGCTCTTGGGCGTGACGAACCGCATCGTCGGCCGCTGCGCCGCCTCGCAGATCGCCTGCGCGTCGGCCATGTCATTCTTCTGCCGGTGGACGAAGGGCTTCACGTATGCTGGCGGGATGAGCCGGGTCTCGTGCCCTAGGGTGGAGATCTCCCGAGCCCAATAATGAGCACTGGCGCAGGCTTCCATCGCAACCAGGCAGCGTGGCAGGGCGGCGAAGAAGGATAGCACCTGATTCCGCCGGAGCCTCTTGCGGAATATGACCGAGCCGGTCGCGTCAGCCCCATGCGCCTGGAAGACAGCCTTCGCCAGATCGAGGCCAATGGTGGTAACTTCACTCACGGACGCCTCCTTTGCAGTGGTGCGCTCAAACACCACCACTTTGGCACTTCGATGCCGTCAGGGGGCGTCCACCCCATCGCTTCCAGGCAAAGACCCAATGTCCGGATCTGGCGCTGGGCTGCCCCGATCGTTGCTCGAACCTAGATGTCCGGCCCGGGGTGGCATCCGGACATTGGTCCCCTTGCCCGAAATAGGACATTCTCCCAAACAAGAAGCAAAGAACGGCGCTACCCCTCCAGCGCCTCAATCATCTCCACCCGCGTCGCATGCCGGCCGCCCTCGAACCGGGCGGTCAGGAACGCATCCACGATATCGAGCGCCAGCCCTTCGCCCACCACTCGCGCGCCAAGCGACAGCATGTTGGCATCGTTGTGTTGGCGGATCATGCGGGCTGAGAACGTGTCGGCGCAGACGCCGCAACGGATGCCCTTTACCTTGTTCGCCGCCATCATGATGCCCTGGCCGGTGCCGCATAGGATGATGCCAAGCCGGCAATCGCCGGAGGCGACGAGCCGCGCCGCCACTTCGCCGTGCTGAGGATAGTGTGTGCTCTCCGGCGTCGTCGGTCCGATGTCGACCACCACCCAGCCATGCGCCGCGATATGAGTGGCAATAGCCTGTCGGAGCTGAATGGCGGCATGGTCGCTGGAGAGGACGATGCGGTTGCTGGCTGTCAAGGAGAAGTCGTCCCGTTTCTCGAGGCAATCTGGCGGCTTGGCCGCGTTGGATCAGGCGCTTTTTGTTTCGTCAATTCTTCCAGTTTTCGAATGACAGCAACAACCTGCCGGAAAGTGGACCTTGCGAGCGCCCGCAACGGGGCGCGGAAGCCGACGTCGGAGCGACCGATCGGCAATGTCCGAGAAGGGTGGATGTCGTTGAAGAAGTCGGCCTTGAGAACGACGTCATAACGTTTTGGGTTGCAGAGTAGTCGGAGAGCAGGAAGGCCGGCGCTACGGCGCCTTCGCGCACGAACTGCCGGAAACGGCGCTCGTGAACCGCGGACATCACGTCGTCGGCGAAGATGCCGAAGGTGCGCACGAAAGATAGGCGGTCCAGAAGGTCGTTGATGTTCGTCCGGGATCTCCCTCTGGTATGCCTAAGAGGCGTCCTCGCTCGTCATCGGTCAGCAGCTCCCGCCGCGCCATGTCAGCCATCGCTCCATTGAGGAGCAAAGACCCTAACCCGCCCCGCGAACCTCGCCGAGTTCGATGATCTCACCTGTGTCACACCGTCAACAGATCAATGCGTCTGCTGATCTTTGACGGAATGTCCGGATTACCGCCTAGCCGCGGCCACAAGGGAACTCACATCAGGCGGATGAAAGCTGCGCGGCCGCGAGTCCACGTCGCAGCGTTCTCGATCCGTCCAACCAAACGCGGTTTAGCGAACAAACCTTGAGGTGCCCCCCGAGTTCCGGGCATTTTGCAGGCGGCGGCAAGAGAATGATGCTCTTCGGGACGATCAGTTGGCTCGACAGGTGCCAGCCGGCCTGATCGAGGAGGAGGATAGCGTGCTTTTCGGGCGCGAC
It includes:
- a CDS encoding alpha/beta hydrolase yields the protein MSEATLNKPESARGQASARKAPEPARSGSVLGLSTTDFHEIAYVEWGPEESDVPVLCVHGLTRQGRDFDHLAANLARRRRRVVCPDLPGRGRSQSLSDPADYALPQYCADMNALIARLGVTQVDWVGTSLGGLIGIVLAGMPGSCIRRLVVNDIGPYVSSVGLMRIGSYLNEMPRLFGTIEQAERYFREILAPYGDLSDEQWRHITEHSIRWDDERRVFTMLCDREIARAFRSSWLVSLNLWKYWERIGVPTLVLHGAKSDLLTHELCDEMLERNANATLHRFEECGHVPPLFEPHQIKIVTDFLTDKRPTGPD
- the acs gene encoding acetate--CoA ligase codes for the protein MQGNADNETTGGYPVPADWAARAHVDAGAYDIMYESSVTAPEAFWLHHGQRIDWFRPYTKVKNTSFAPGAVSIKWFEDGTTNVAHNCIDRHLAKRGDQVAIIWEGDDPTEDAQITYRELHTRVMKWANVLKAQGVGKGDRVTLYLPMIPEAAYAMLACARIGAVHSVVFGGFSSDALASRIADSGSRVVVTADEGMRGGRKVPLKANVDAALAILPEGAVRSVIVARRTGAPIAMQAGRDHRYDDLAAAVPDWCIPEEMQAEDPLFLLYTSGSTGKPKGVLHTTGGYLVYAAMTHQYVFDYHDGDIYWCTADVGWVTGHSYILYGPLANGATTLMFEGIPTYPSISRFWEVIDKHKVNTFYTAPTAIRSLMGAGEEPVKKTSRASLRLLGSVGEPINPEAWEWYHRVVGDHRCPIVDTWWQTETGGILITPLPGATRLKPGSATRPFFGIKPEIVDAAGQVLEGAAEGNLVIADSWPGQMRTVYGDHQRFMDTYFATYPNKYFTGDGCRRDADGYYWITGRVDDVINVSGHRMGTAEVESALVAHPKVSEAAVVGYPHDIKGQGIYAYVTLMAGETWNEDLRKELVAYVRKEIGPIASPDLIQFAPGLPKTRSGKIMRRILRKIAEDEFGALGDTSTLADPAVVDDLIKNRQNKRKAG
- the ppa gene encoding inorganic diphosphatase, with product MRLQSIRIGIQPPDDINVLVEVPIGGEPIKYELDKAAGVLVVDRFLYTPMRYPGNYGFVPHTLSEDGDPIDVLVANTRPIAPGAIINVRPVGVLKMEDDGGGDEKIIAVPSSKLTQRYSHVENYTDLPEILSRQIEHFFTHYKDLEPGKWVNLLGWGDAAEARQLISAAIARAEGARIKEEKSP
- a CDS encoding adenylate kinase, yielding MRVIMLGPPGAGKGTQASRLSERLGIPQLSTGDMLRAAAAKGTPVGLAAREVMARGELVSDEVVMECVRERIAEPDAATGFILDGFPRTITQAMGLDEMLAVAGTVLDAVLELRVGEAALLDRVISRAREAKAAGQPVRADDNPEALKVRLDAYRRQTEPLKDYYRLAGLLRTVDGLLPIDRITTRLLIELQL
- a CDS encoding NAD-dependent succinate-semialdehyde dehydrogenase; protein product: MSQWSDFKRDAIFVGGRWLDKASGGTIPVTDPATGKTIGTVPSAGVEETRAAIEAAHAAFPAWAAKTAQQRAVLLRRLADEILKHQDALAELLTREQGKPLAEARGEVGMSAAYVLWFAEEARRVYGDVIPSPWADRRIIVTKQPLGVVGAITPWNFPSSMLARKIGPALAAGCTVVAKPASQTPYSALAWGVLAEKAGIPAGVVNVVTGDARTVGGELTGNPLVRKITFTGSTPVGKVLLRQAAETVKKVSMELGGNAPFLVFDDADLDRAVEGAIAAKFRNSGQTCVCTNRFYAQAGIYDAFVEKLAAATRKLKVGSGLEAGVTQGPLIDDKALAKVEEMVADARAKGGVVATGGKRSELGLSYYEPTVIAGATSTMEFAREEIFGPVAPVFRFETEEEAIRLANDTEYGLACYFYTRDLGRTFRVSEALQYGIVGVNEGLVTTEVAPFGGVKESGLGSEGSKYGLQDYLDIKYTCIGGIGADVS
- a CDS encoding LysR family transcriptional regulator; translated protein: MSINFEALDLRAFVAVVELAGFHRAAEALNMSQPALSRRIQRLETAVGAALLERTTRRVALTMVGREMLPLVRRMLDEFDTSIFAMRDLGSRRAGQIALACIPTAAFYFLPSVIARFSQQYPNIRFRILDLSANDGLEAVARGEVEFGINLLGGSDAELTFEPLLDDPFVLACRRDHVLAGRPALGWNDLEGHPLVTVSRASGNRAILDAALVKLGVRLDWTFEVTHLSTSLGLVEAGLGISVLPRLATPGVDHPIIVTRPISDPAVSRTIGVVRRRGVKLAPAAERFLEMLLGTWRGPDAD